Proteins encoded together in one Mastomys coucha isolate ucsf_1 unplaced genomic scaffold, UCSF_Mcou_1 pScaffold16, whole genome shotgun sequence window:
- the Serpini1 gene encoding neuroserpin isoform X1 → MAFLGLLSLLAMQSMVTGATFPDETIAEWSVNVYNHLRATGEDENILFSPLSIALAMGVMELGAQGSTQKEIRHSMGYEGLKGGEEFSFLRDFSSMVSAKEGQYVMKIANSLFVQNGFHVNEEFLQMVKMYFNAEVNHVDFSQNVDVANSINKWVENYTNSLLKDLVSPGDFDAVTHLALINAVYFKGNWKSQFRPENTRTFSFTKDDESEVQIPMMYQQGEFYYGEFSDGSNEAGGIYQVLEIPYEGDEISMMLVLSRQEVPLATLEPLLKAQLIEEWANSVKKQKVEVYLPRFTVEQEIDLKDILKALGVTEIFIKDANLTAMSDKKELFLSKAVHKSFIEVNEEGSEAAVASGMIAISRMAVLYPQVIVDHPFLFLIKNRKTGTILFMGRVMHPETMNTSGHDFEEL, encoded by the exons ATGGCTTTCCTTGGTCTGCTCTCGTTGCTGGCCATGCAAAGTATGGTGACAGGGGCAACATTCCCAGATGAAACTATAGCTGAGTGGTCAGTGAATGTATATAACCACCTTCGAGCCACCGGAGAAGATGAGAACATTCTCTTCTCCCCACTAAGCATTGCCCTTGCAATGGGTGTGATGGAACTTGGGGCTCAAGGATCTACTCAGAAAGAAATCCGCCATTCAATGGGCTATGAAGGCCTGAAAGGTG GTGAAGAATTTTCTTTCCTGAGGGATTTTTCTAGTATGGTCTCTGCCAAAGAAGGCCAATATGTGATGAAAATTGCCAATTCACTCTTTGTGCAAAATGGATTTCATGTCAATGAGGAATTCTTGCAAATGGTGAAAATGTACTTTAATGCAGAAGTCAATCATGTGGACTTCAGTCAAAATGTGGATGTGGCTAATTCCATCAATAAGTGGGTGGAGAATTATACAAACa GTTTGTTGAAAGATCTGGTGTCTCCGGGCGACTTTGATGCTGTCACTCATTTGGCCCTCATCAATGCCGTATATTTCAAAGGGAACTGGAAGTCTCAGTTTAGACCTGAAAATACCAGAACTTTCTCCTTCACGAAAGATGATGAAAGTGAAGTACAGATTCCAATGATGTATCAACAAGGAGAATTTTATTACG gggaATTTAGTGATGGATCCAATGAGGCTGGCGGCATCTACCAAGTCCTTGAGATACCCTATGAGGGAGACGAGATCAGCATGATGTTGGTACTGTCTAGACAGGAAGTCCCACTGGCCACACTGGAGCCTCTGCTCAAAGCACAGCTGATCGAAGAATGGGCAAACTCCGTGAAGAAACAAAAGGTGGAGGTGTACTTGCCCAG GTTCACCGTGGAACAGGAAATTGATTTAAAAGACATCTTGAAAGCCCTTGGGGTCACTGAAATTTTCATCAAAGATGCAAATTTGACTGCCATGTCAG atAAGAAAGAGCTGTTCCTCTCCAAAGCTGTTCACAAGTCCTTCATCGAGGTTAATGAAGAAGGGTCAGAAGCAGCTGTGGCCTCCG GAATGATTGCAATTAGCAGGATGGCTGTGCTGTACCCTCAGGTTATTGTCGACCATCCATTCCTCTTTCTTATCAAGAACAGGAAAACTG GTACAATCTTATTCATGGGACGAGTCATGCACCCCGAAACAATGAACACAAGTGGCCATGACTTTGAGGAACTTTAA
- the Serpini1 gene encoding neuroserpin isoform X2 yields MAFLGLLSLLAMQSMVTGATFPDETIAEWSVNVYNHLRATGEDENILFSPLSIALAMGVMELGAQGSTQKEIRHSMGYEGLKGEEFSFLRDFSSMVSAKEGQYVMKIANSLFVQNGFHVNEEFLQMVKMYFNAEVNHVDFSQNVDVANSINKWVENYTNSLLKDLVSPGDFDAVTHLALINAVYFKGNWKSQFRPENTRTFSFTKDDESEVQIPMMYQQGEFYYGEFSDGSNEAGGIYQVLEIPYEGDEISMMLVLSRQEVPLATLEPLLKAQLIEEWANSVKKQKVEVYLPRFTVEQEIDLKDILKALGVTEIFIKDANLTAMSDKKELFLSKAVHKSFIEVNEEGSEAAVASGMIAISRMAVLYPQVIVDHPFLFLIKNRKTGTILFMGRVMHPETMNTSGHDFEEL; encoded by the exons ATGGCTTTCCTTGGTCTGCTCTCGTTGCTGGCCATGCAAAGTATGGTGACAGGGGCAACATTCCCAGATGAAACTATAGCTGAGTGGTCAGTGAATGTATATAACCACCTTCGAGCCACCGGAGAAGATGAGAACATTCTCTTCTCCCCACTAAGCATTGCCCTTGCAATGGGTGTGATGGAACTTGGGGCTCAAGGATCTACTCAGAAAGAAATCCGCCATTCAATGGGCTATGAAGGCCTGAAAG GTGAAGAATTTTCTTTCCTGAGGGATTTTTCTAGTATGGTCTCTGCCAAAGAAGGCCAATATGTGATGAAAATTGCCAATTCACTCTTTGTGCAAAATGGATTTCATGTCAATGAGGAATTCTTGCAAATGGTGAAAATGTACTTTAATGCAGAAGTCAATCATGTGGACTTCAGTCAAAATGTGGATGTGGCTAATTCCATCAATAAGTGGGTGGAGAATTATACAAACa GTTTGTTGAAAGATCTGGTGTCTCCGGGCGACTTTGATGCTGTCACTCATTTGGCCCTCATCAATGCCGTATATTTCAAAGGGAACTGGAAGTCTCAGTTTAGACCTGAAAATACCAGAACTTTCTCCTTCACGAAAGATGATGAAAGTGAAGTACAGATTCCAATGATGTATCAACAAGGAGAATTTTATTACG gggaATTTAGTGATGGATCCAATGAGGCTGGCGGCATCTACCAAGTCCTTGAGATACCCTATGAGGGAGACGAGATCAGCATGATGTTGGTACTGTCTAGACAGGAAGTCCCACTGGCCACACTGGAGCCTCTGCTCAAAGCACAGCTGATCGAAGAATGGGCAAACTCCGTGAAGAAACAAAAGGTGGAGGTGTACTTGCCCAG GTTCACCGTGGAACAGGAAATTGATTTAAAAGACATCTTGAAAGCCCTTGGGGTCACTGAAATTTTCATCAAAGATGCAAATTTGACTGCCATGTCAG atAAGAAAGAGCTGTTCCTCTCCAAAGCTGTTCACAAGTCCTTCATCGAGGTTAATGAAGAAGGGTCAGAAGCAGCTGTGGCCTCCG GAATGATTGCAATTAGCAGGATGGCTGTGCTGTACCCTCAGGTTATTGTCGACCATCCATTCCTCTTTCTTATCAAGAACAGGAAAACTG GTACAATCTTATTCATGGGACGAGTCATGCACCCCGAAACAATGAACACAAGTGGCCATGACTTTGAGGAACTTTAA